A DNA window from Luteolibacter luteus contains the following coding sequences:
- a CDS encoding SDR family oxidoreductase, which translates to MRSILITGGNGGLGLGIGRYFLEKDPEAKVWLGVRANRTNAEALVGEFPDRCQLVELEVTSKESWEAAVATVLEVDGRLDVLVNNAGMHRDGLLATMEDDAWSSVISANLDAVFLGCRAVIRPMMGQRFGRIVNIASLSAVLPPLGQTNYAAAKAGVVALTQTLAKEVARAGITVNALLPGYIQTEALSHMDEEAAKRAKAGIPMRRFGTPTEVASAVFFLACQDAAYVTGSALKIDGGIF; encoded by the coding sequence GTGCGCAGCATTCTCATCACCGGCGGAAATGGCGGGCTCGGCCTCGGCATCGGACGCTACTTTCTGGAAAAGGATCCCGAGGCGAAAGTCTGGCTCGGAGTGCGTGCGAATCGCACGAACGCAGAAGCGCTTGTAGGGGAATTCCCTGACCGCTGCCAGCTGGTAGAGCTGGAGGTGACCTCCAAGGAAAGTTGGGAGGCCGCCGTGGCGACAGTCCTCGAAGTAGATGGCCGGCTCGATGTGCTGGTGAACAACGCCGGAATGCACCGCGATGGCCTGCTGGCCACGATGGAGGACGACGCTTGGTCCTCCGTAATTTCCGCCAATCTCGATGCCGTCTTCCTCGGCTGCCGCGCCGTCATCCGTCCGATGATGGGCCAGCGCTTCGGCCGGATCGTCAATATCGCCTCGCTCAGCGCCGTCCTGCCCCCGCTCGGGCAGACCAATTACGCGGCCGCGAAAGCCGGGGTGGTCGCGCTGACCCAGACGCTGGCAAAGGAAGTCGCCCGGGCCGGGATCACCGTGAATGCCCTTCTCCCCGGCTATATTCAGACCGAGGCCCTCTCCCACATGGACGAGGAAGCCGCCAAGCGGGCCAAGGCGGGAATCCCGATGCGCCGCTTCGGGACCCCTACGGAAGTGGCATCCGCGGTGTTCTTTCTCGCTTGCCAGGATGCGGCCTACGTCACAGGGTCCGCCCTGAAAATCGACGGCGGCATTTTCTAA
- a CDS encoding acyl carrier protein, which translates to MAQGAELRQKIKEVMVEELMLDFDAAEIADETAIFGAGGLGLDSVDALQLVVAIEKHFGLKIADAEKAKGVLQSVETIAKAIEAKG; encoded by the coding sequence ATGGCACAAGGCGCGGAACTGCGGCAAAAGATCAAGGAAGTGATGGTCGAGGAACTGATGCTCGACTTCGACGCGGCGGAGATCGCCGATGAAACCGCGATCTTCGGTGCCGGCGGCCTCGGCCTCGATTCCGTGGACGCCCTCCAACTGGTTGTCGCGATCGAAAAGCACTTCGGCCTCAAGATTGCCGACGCGGAGAAAGCCAAAGGCGTGCTCCAGAGCGTGGAGACAATTGCCAAGGCGATTGAGGCGAAGGGCTGA
- a CDS encoding lysylphosphatidylglycerol synthase transmembrane domain-containing protein — protein sequence MKKWLLFLLKLVFTMGCLWWAFSGIDFKHSALAHPGDLDWRWIAGGVLLGGATVVLSAVRWWLLLRAQGIQVTLWRITELTLIGNLFNLFAVGGVGGDAAKIFLLIRDHPERKLAVTMTVMIDHLVGLAAMAIVFFAMTAGRFQALEDQSALGKGAIKFAWFFFGGGLAFIAFLFLMASPLVHGRIHKPDRKMKWEFLKRVPEIYDVYRRKWGLALIALSTSAFMLPVYYATFWCGARSIAGNVNLGQVFTAMPVVDAISAMPLSVSGIGVREKTFEILMNDLAGLPADVAVSGSLIGFACSLVWAALGGILFLRPGDRTSMKQIEEATQAEA from the coding sequence ATGAAGAAGTGGCTGCTTTTCTTGCTGAAGCTGGTCTTCACGATGGGCTGCCTGTGGTGGGCCTTTTCGGGGATTGATTTCAAGCATTCCGCCCTCGCCCACCCGGGTGACCTCGATTGGCGATGGATCGCCGGAGGCGTCCTTCTCGGTGGTGCCACGGTCGTGCTTTCGGCGGTGCGCTGGTGGCTGCTGCTGCGCGCCCAAGGCATCCAGGTCACGCTCTGGCGTATCACCGAACTCACCCTGATCGGCAATCTATTCAATCTCTTCGCCGTCGGCGGTGTCGGCGGCGATGCCGCGAAGATCTTCCTTCTCATCCGCGATCACCCGGAGCGAAAGCTCGCGGTGACGATGACCGTGATGATCGATCACCTCGTGGGGCTCGCGGCGATGGCCATTGTATTCTTCGCCATGACCGCGGGACGCTTCCAAGCTTTGGAAGACCAGAGCGCCCTCGGAAAGGGTGCCATCAAGTTCGCCTGGTTCTTCTTCGGCGGGGGTCTTGCCTTCATCGCCTTCCTCTTCCTGATGGCCAGCCCCTTGGTCCACGGCCGCATTCATAAGCCGGACCGCAAGATGAAATGGGAATTCCTCAAGCGGGTCCCCGAAATCTACGATGTCTATCGTAGAAAATGGGGCCTCGCCCTCATCGCGCTGTCCACCAGCGCATTCATGCTTCCCGTCTACTACGCCACTTTCTGGTGCGGAGCCCGCTCGATCGCGGGAAATGTGAATCTAGGCCAGGTCTTCACCGCCATGCCGGTGGTAGATGCGATCAGCGCCATGCCGCTCTCCGTCTCAGGCATCGGCGTCCGGGAAAAGACCTTTGAGATCCTCATGAATGACCTCGCCGGACTCCCCGCGGACGTCGCGGTTTCCGGTTCCCTCATTGGATTTGCCTGCAGTCTTGTGTGGGCAGCTCTCGGTGGCATTCTCTTCCTTCGTCCGGGGGACCGGACGTCGATGAAGCAGATCGAAGAAGCAACCCAAGCCGAAGCATGA
- a CDS encoding patatin-like phospholipase family protein, producing the protein MNGLPPEPGHDPGLAVCLSSSFFGYYAHLGLLSAMEELGLRPGRIAGASAGAMAGGLWTVGLRGEALEKIIYDFHFRRAFFDLGAFYRWPGILTGLAGSGLLSGVRLRRYLARRIGTPRIEELRGPKLEIAVANLTKKRSEIRGRGPLNDFLIASCAMPVLFKPQRIDGENFLDGGVANETPFEHWLEDPSIHTIVVHRIQHSSDIRGLPWETPGGIMGACHAVASNELFDHRVRRAEELGKTVILLETRHDHPGLLHGDRSRGFFAAGQETARRRWTKPLTPPAPAPALAAGGATRAAAEAAR; encoded by the coding sequence ATGAACGGCCTGCCACCAGAGCCCGGCCACGATCCCGGACTGGCCGTCTGCCTGTCCTCTTCGTTTTTCGGCTACTATGCCCATCTTGGCCTTCTCAGCGCCATGGAAGAGCTCGGCTTGCGGCCGGGCCGGATCGCCGGTGCCTCCGCGGGTGCCATGGCCGGCGGCCTCTGGACCGTGGGCCTGCGCGGCGAGGCACTGGAGAAAATCATCTACGATTTCCATTTCCGCCGCGCCTTCTTCGACCTGGGTGCCTTCTACCGCTGGCCGGGAATCCTGACCGGTCTCGCCGGAAGCGGACTCCTCTCCGGGGTGCGCCTGCGTCGCTATCTGGCCCGCCGCATTGGCACCCCCCGGATCGAAGAATTGCGTGGCCCCAAACTCGAGATCGCCGTGGCAAATCTCACGAAAAAGCGGAGCGAGATCCGCGGCCGCGGGCCCCTGAATGATTTCCTCATCGCCAGTTGCGCGATGCCGGTGCTCTTCAAACCCCAACGAATCGACGGTGAGAACTTCCTCGATGGCGGCGTGGCAAATGAAACCCCCTTCGAACACTGGCTGGAAGATCCCTCGATCCACACGATCGTGGTCCATCGTATCCAGCACTCCTCGGACATCCGCGGGCTTCCTTGGGAAACACCTGGCGGAATCATGGGAGCCTGCCACGCGGTCGCATCCAATGAGCTCTTCGATCACCGCGTCCGGCGTGCGGAGGAATTGGGCAAAACCGTGATCCTTCTCGAAACCAGACACGATCACCCGGGCCTGCTCCACGGAGATCGCTCGCGAGGCTTCTTTGCGGCGGGCCAAGAGACCGCGCGCCGCCGCTGGACCAAGCCGCTCACACCTCCAGCACCTGCCCCGGCACTTGCCGCCGGCGGCGCGACACGAGCAGCCGCAGAAGCAGCCCGCTAA
- a CDS encoding class I SAM-dependent methyltransferase, giving the protein MLRVVEPEIIDQLPPDHPDVIRSRRDLKVINFLMGNERWITRKIAEFPSARNKGVLEIGAGEGTLLDRLAKKYPDIPLTACDLAPRPPGLQGQIKWDQRDVFESLSSSPGGILAANLFLHHFEYEELERFRPHMEKFDVICINEPYRTQQTLMDAKFMLPFVGRATKHDMIVSIKAGFLPGELPERLGLDSSRWKLSEETSWRGGLRVLACRA; this is encoded by the coding sequence ATGCTGCGCGTTGTAGAGCCCGAAATCATCGACCAATTGCCACCTGATCACCCTGATGTGATCCGCAGTCGCAGGGATCTGAAGGTCATCAATTTCCTCATGGGAAACGAGCGCTGGATCACCCGGAAGATTGCGGAGTTTCCCTCGGCTCGGAACAAGGGAGTGCTCGAAATCGGTGCCGGTGAAGGCACTCTTCTCGATCGGCTCGCCAAGAAATACCCGGATATCCCGCTGACCGCCTGCGATCTGGCACCCCGCCCCCCTGGACTCCAGGGCCAGATCAAATGGGACCAGCGTGACGTGTTTGAAAGCCTCTCCTCCAGCCCCGGTGGTATCCTGGCTGCCAATCTCTTTCTTCATCACTTCGAATATGAGGAGCTGGAGCGATTCCGTCCCCACATGGAGAAATTCGATGTCATCTGCATCAACGAACCCTACCGGACACAACAGACGCTCATGGATGCCAAGTTCATGCTCCCTTTCGTCGGTCGCGCCACGAAGCACGACATGATCGTCAGCATCAAGGCCGGCTTCCTCCCGGGAGAGCTGCCCGAGCGGCTCGGACTCGATTCTTCGAGGTGGAAGCTAAGCGAGGAAACTTCATGGCGCGGGGGACTGCGCGTGCTAGCTTGCCGGGCTTGA
- a CDS encoding type III polyketide synthase, giving the protein MFLESIATAVPPHRYTQPDCLAALKDTPAYAGLKPRSRALVEKILGNGVSGIATRSFCLPEIAPVVSQDAQALNESFEREAPLLAAEALLPALEKAGISAADLDALFICTCTGYLCPGITSHVAEKLGLRDTAYLQDLVGLGCGAAIPMLRSAAGFLAAHPGAKVATVAVEVCSAAFFADDDPGVLISLCLFGDGAAAAIWSNQPADGKWQAGHFTTVHKPEQREKIRFVNAGGKLRNQLDKAVPGLAAEAVAELYAKRSEEPDRILTHSGGRDVIDALEAVLPMSLGDTREVLREHGNMSSPSVLFALDRALASANGDRRMWLTAFGAGFAAHACEVWR; this is encoded by the coding sequence ATGTTCCTGGAATCCATTGCCACTGCCGTCCCGCCACACCGCTACACCCAGCCCGATTGCCTTGCAGCGCTCAAGGACACACCCGCGTATGCCGGGCTGAAGCCACGTTCCCGGGCGTTGGTGGAGAAAATCCTCGGCAACGGGGTCTCCGGGATCGCGACACGGAGCTTCTGTCTTCCTGAGATCGCACCGGTGGTGTCCCAGGATGCGCAGGCTCTGAACGAAAGCTTCGAGCGTGAGGCCCCCCTGCTTGCGGCAGAGGCCCTGCTCCCCGCCCTGGAGAAAGCGGGCATCTCCGCCGCCGATCTCGATGCCCTCTTCATCTGTACCTGCACCGGCTATCTCTGCCCTGGCATCACCAGCCACGTCGCCGAAAAGCTCGGGCTACGAGACACGGCGTACTTGCAGGATCTGGTGGGACTCGGCTGTGGCGCGGCGATTCCCATGCTGCGGTCAGCAGCAGGCTTCCTTGCCGCTCACCCGGGAGCCAAGGTGGCCACGGTAGCCGTGGAGGTTTGCTCCGCCGCTTTCTTTGCGGATGATGATCCGGGCGTGCTCATCTCGCTCTGCCTCTTCGGCGATGGCGCTGCAGCGGCGATTTGGTCGAACCAACCGGCCGACGGGAAATGGCAGGCCGGTCACTTCACCACCGTCCACAAACCCGAGCAGCGCGAGAAGATCCGCTTCGTGAATGCCGGCGGAAAACTCCGCAACCAACTCGACAAGGCGGTGCCAGGGCTCGCCGCGGAAGCGGTCGCCGAACTCTATGCGAAACGCAGCGAAGAACCCGACCGCATCCTTACCCACTCCGGCGGCCGTGATGTGATCGATGCGCTGGAAGCCGTCCTCCCGATGTCACTCGGCGATACACGCGAAGTCCTCCGCGAACACGGCAACATGAGCAGCCCTTCCGTCCTCTTCGCTCTTGATCGGGCGCTGGCCTCCGCCAACGGCGACCGCAGGATGTGGCTAACGGCCTTCGGTGCCGGCTTCGCCGCCCATGCCTGCGAAGTCTGGCGCTAG
- a CDS encoding UbiA family prenyltransferase has protein sequence MSHPGKARALLATLRIANAPSVVSNVFLGYMLGSGLLRLRPDIHGLDFEAPVLIATAGLLLYFSGNLANDWFDRKWDEERRPERALPSGLFKPGSYLAGALSCAAAGTALAFFQGAACGICALGILAFISIYTRFHKVAIWSVLPMGLCRAGLYFLGATAFWSKAEAIGDAGYDPAKFLAGALLTLAIPASGLLSYIAGLSLSARYEGMSDAPPGPRVVSKAMLIIPLIAMSCLFVADAGSPWIRVLGMAPFAVWLALCFTHFAKPIPRYVSALLAGIPLVDLIAMAPLAWWAGKPWLAALPFGAFVLGRALQKLAPAT, from the coding sequence ATGAGTCATCCGGGAAAAGCCAGGGCGCTTCTCGCCACGCTGCGGATCGCGAATGCGCCGAGCGTGGTGAGCAATGTGTTTTTGGGGTATATGCTGGGCTCTGGGCTGCTACGCCTCCGCCCGGATATCCATGGTCTTGACTTCGAGGCTCCGGTTCTCATCGCCACGGCAGGACTGCTCCTCTACTTTTCCGGGAATCTCGCCAACGATTGGTTTGATCGGAAATGGGATGAGGAGCGCAGGCCGGAGCGAGCTCTTCCTTCCGGCCTCTTCAAGCCGGGAAGTTACTTGGCAGGGGCTTTGTCTTGTGCTGCCGCTGGAACAGCCTTGGCCTTTTTTCAAGGCGCGGCTTGCGGGATCTGCGCGCTTGGGATTCTGGCATTCATCTCCATTTACACGCGCTTCCACAAGGTGGCGATCTGGTCGGTGCTGCCGATGGGGTTGTGTCGTGCCGGTTTATATTTTTTGGGTGCGACGGCCTTCTGGTCCAAGGCGGAGGCCATTGGTGATGCTGGATATGATCCAGCGAAGTTCCTAGCGGGAGCGCTGCTCACCTTGGCCATTCCGGCGAGCGGCCTGCTGAGCTACATTGCGGGATTGTCGCTGTCGGCTCGTTACGAAGGGATGAGCGACGCTCCGCCAGGTCCCCGTGTCGTTTCCAAGGCGATGTTGATCATCCCTTTGATCGCCATGTCTTGCCTGTTCGTGGCGGATGCCGGATCGCCGTGGATAAGGGTGCTGGGAATGGCTCCCTTTGCCGTGTGGCTGGCGCTTTGCTTTACGCATTTCGCAAAGCCGATTCCCCGCTATGTATCGGCATTGCTCGCGGGGATTCCTTTGGTCGATCTGATTGCGATGGCACCGCTTGCTTGGTGGGCTGGGAAACCTTGGCTGGCGGCTCTACCATTTGGTGCCTTTGTTCTCGGTCGGGCTTTGCAGAAGCTGGCACCGGCTACTTGA
- the eboE gene encoding metabolite traffic protein EboE produces the protein MRFPHGHLAYCTNIHPAQDWESTFRAISTHAMRVRDLVSPQDAFAIGLRLSAKAASELLTGDQLPRFKDWMAGQNAYVFTINGFPYGNFHDTEVKRNVFRPDWTDPARLEYTKELFTIVSELVPFGIEGSVSTLPGSFKEFEADESLIIGQFIELAKFLDALSEVSDRDLHLGVEPEPRGHFENTEETLRFFDRLLDAAPDHEQIKRRLGINYDCCHFALQYEDARSSLKALKGEGLRISKIHLSAALALDPRIPEAVKAVSAFDEPVYLHQVLARHPDGRIERFTDLPEAIASLQTEDGKEAEQWRVHFHIPLDAEPAEPLKTTRENAREALRVAEEIPDLCQHWEIETYTWGVLPAGMQRPVEEQIAAEYRWVLGGS, from the coding sequence ATGCGATTTCCTCACGGACACCTCGCCTACTGCACGAATATCCATCCGGCCCAGGATTGGGAGAGCACCTTCCGCGCGATCTCGACGCACGCGATGCGGGTCCGTGACCTGGTATCGCCTCAAGACGCCTTCGCGATCGGCCTGAGGCTTTCGGCAAAGGCGGCCTCGGAGCTCCTGACGGGAGATCAGCTCCCGCGCTTCAAGGACTGGATGGCAGGGCAAAACGCCTACGTTTTCACCATCAATGGCTTCCCGTATGGAAATTTCCATGACACGGAAGTGAAGCGGAACGTGTTCCGTCCGGATTGGACCGATCCGGCGCGCCTCGAATATACCAAGGAGCTTTTCACGATCGTCTCGGAGCTGGTGCCCTTCGGGATTGAGGGGTCGGTTTCCACCCTGCCGGGATCCTTCAAGGAATTCGAAGCGGATGAGTCGCTGATCATCGGGCAATTCATCGAGCTGGCGAAGTTTCTGGATGCCCTGAGCGAGGTTTCAGACCGCGACCTGCATCTCGGCGTGGAGCCGGAGCCTCGTGGGCATTTCGAGAACACGGAGGAGACCCTCCGCTTCTTCGATCGCTTGCTGGATGCGGCTCCGGATCACGAGCAGATCAAGCGTCGCCTCGGGATCAATTACGACTGTTGTCACTTCGCGCTCCAGTACGAGGATGCCCGTAGTTCGCTGAAGGCGCTGAAGGGAGAAGGGCTGCGGATATCGAAGATCCATCTTTCCGCGGCGCTGGCGCTGGATCCGCGGATCCCGGAAGCGGTGAAGGCGGTAAGCGCCTTTGATGAGCCGGTTTACCTGCATCAGGTGCTGGCCCGCCATCCGGATGGCCGGATCGAGCGGTTTACGGATTTGCCGGAGGCTATTGCTTCCTTGCAGACCGAGGATGGCAAGGAGGCCGAGCAGTGGCGCGTGCACTTCCACATCCCGCTGGATGCCGAGCCTGCGGAGCCGCTCAAGACGACGCGGGAAAATGCCCGCGAAGCGCTGCGGGTTGCGGAGGAGATTCCGGATCTTTGCCAGCACTGGGAGATCGAGACCTACACTTGGGGTGTGCTGCCTGCGGGCATGCAGCGGCCGGTGGAAGAACAGATCGCGGCGGAGTATCGCTGGGTGCTCGGCGGATCATGA
- a CDS encoding class I SAM-dependent methyltransferase has translation MNAYSSLEATLHDIFWAEEGEPAELQLLEETLREYPGPSLEIGCGSGRLLLPLLQKGHEVEGVELSSEMLEMCRKAATDLSLEPVLYEADMTAFDPGKTYRSVLVPAFTLQLAPDPAAALAHFCKLLEAGGVIYLSVFIPMAELHRELPEGQWYEDHGAKLPDGRSATLETRHGLDRKARILTREHRYRLHGADGSLEAEHESQQTIRWFTARQLRGMLAKAGLEPIHAIADFDPEQPVDEEAQIITVVARKVGV, from the coding sequence GTGAACGCCTACAGCTCCCTCGAAGCCACTTTGCACGATATCTTTTGGGCGGAGGAGGGGGAGCCTGCGGAACTGCAACTGCTGGAAGAGACATTGCGTGAGTATCCCGGGCCCTCGCTGGAGATCGGCTGTGGTTCGGGCCGGCTTTTGCTGCCGCTCCTTCAGAAAGGGCATGAGGTGGAGGGCGTGGAGCTTTCTTCCGAGATGCTGGAAATGTGCCGGAAGGCGGCGACGGATCTTTCGCTGGAGCCGGTGCTGTATGAGGCTGACATGACAGCCTTTGATCCCGGAAAGACTTATCGCTCGGTGCTGGTGCCGGCGTTCACGCTACAGCTCGCTCCGGATCCGGCGGCGGCTTTGGCGCATTTTTGCAAGCTTCTGGAAGCTGGGGGCGTGATCTATCTCAGCGTCTTTATTCCGATGGCGGAGCTGCATCGGGAACTGCCGGAAGGACAGTGGTATGAGGATCATGGGGCGAAGCTGCCGGATGGCCGCTCCGCGACACTTGAGACCCGGCACGGGCTTGACCGAAAGGCGCGGATCCTGACCCGGGAGCACCGTTATCGGCTGCACGGAGCTGACGGCAGCTTGGAGGCAGAGCATGAGTCGCAGCAGACAATCCGCTGGTTCACGGCGAGGCAATTGCGCGGGATGCTGGCAAAAGCGGGCCTTGAGCCGATTCATGCGATTGCGGACTTCGATCCGGAACAGCCGGTGGATGAAGAGGCCCAGATCATCACGGTAGTAGCCCGGAAGGTGGGAGTTTAA
- a CDS encoding glycoside hydrolase family 43 protein, with protein MNNVLALAATLLLTAASPSAERGMFTNPLNPSADPWMGYSEGQYHLSTTQGNRVVLWSAKSLEKLKDAKPRVIWEKGKGVWAAEFHQMKGKNGQRWFCYFTKTDGEDVRHRMFVMESKSSSILGPYGPPKQIETDPKDEFYAIDGTVFEHAGSHYFVWAGHPGHRLFISKMKDPFTLEGERVLIPASGFGCEEVREGPYILKHGKRLFLTYSACDTGKPDYKVGYVWMDENKDPMKAASWTQEPEPLLGRNDGANVFGPGHHNFFKSPDGKEDWIAYHGKTTSEYTYRGRSTRAQKVEWDAEGFPKKIVPLSLDTKIPLPSGDPAAKR; from the coding sequence ATGAACAACGTTTTAGCATTGGCCGCAACGCTCCTCCTGACAGCCGCCTCCCCAAGCGCGGAGCGCGGCATGTTCACCAATCCCCTCAATCCCTCCGCGGATCCGTGGATGGGCTACAGCGAAGGCCAGTATCACCTCAGCACCACCCAGGGGAATCGCGTCGTGCTCTGGAGCGCGAAGTCATTGGAAAAACTGAAGGACGCGAAACCGCGGGTCATCTGGGAAAAAGGCAAGGGCGTCTGGGCCGCGGAGTTCCACCAGATGAAGGGGAAAAACGGGCAGCGCTGGTTCTGCTACTTCACCAAGACCGATGGCGAGGACGTGCGCCACCGCATGTTCGTGATGGAGAGCAAGTCGTCCTCGATCCTCGGTCCCTACGGCCCGCCGAAGCAGATCGAGACCGATCCGAAGGATGAATTCTACGCGATCGATGGCACCGTCTTCGAGCACGCAGGAAGCCACTATTTCGTCTGGGCCGGCCATCCCGGTCACCGTCTCTTTATTTCCAAGATGAAAGACCCTTTCACCCTCGAAGGTGAGCGAGTTCTCATCCCCGCTTCCGGCTTCGGCTGCGAGGAAGTGCGGGAAGGCCCCTACATCTTGAAGCACGGCAAACGACTCTTCCTGACCTACTCCGCCTGCGATACCGGCAAGCCGGACTACAAGGTCGGCTACGTCTGGATGGACGAAAACAAGGACCCAATGAAGGCCGCCTCCTGGACCCAGGAGCCCGAGCCGCTGCTAGGGCGAAACGATGGAGCGAATGTCTTCGGTCCCGGCCACCACAATTTCTTCAAGTCCCCCGACGGCAAGGAAGATTGGATCGCCTACCACGGCAAGACGACCTCCGAGTACACCTACCGGGGCCGCAGCACCCGGGCCCAAAAAGTGGAGTGGGATGCGGAGGGCTTTCCCAAAAAAATCGTCCCGCTGTCCTTGGACACCAAGATCCCCCTGCCCTCCGGTGATCCCGCCGCCAAGCGATAA
- a CDS encoding RNA polymerase sigma factor produces the protein MRTAVADRPPPLFATTRWSLVAAAGNGESADALEELCRIYWFPIYAVIRKSGRSTEDAADLAQGFFAKLLEKRWLDIADEDQGRFRTFLLTALKRYLINEWRKEHTFKRGGGREVVPLDADLAERLYAPEGEQSRTPDELFDRRWALAMLDAAMSRLEAEYRKSDREEEYRHLVPSLTAGRGETDYAVLAAALDTTEGAARVAIHRLRKRFRVMVREEVSRTVTRDEDVDSEMAALMGALAK, from the coding sequence ATGCGAACCGCCGTGGCTGACCGTCCGCCTCCTCTTTTTGCCACTACCCGCTGGTCGCTCGTGGCGGCCGCCGGGAATGGCGAATCCGCGGATGCGCTGGAGGAGTTGTGCCGGATCTACTGGTTTCCGATTTATGCCGTGATCCGGAAATCCGGAAGATCGACCGAGGATGCGGCGGATCTGGCACAAGGTTTCTTCGCGAAGCTGCTGGAGAAACGCTGGCTGGATATTGCCGATGAGGATCAGGGGCGCTTCCGCACTTTCCTGCTCACGGCGCTGAAGCGCTATCTGATCAACGAGTGGCGGAAAGAGCACACCTTCAAGCGCGGCGGGGGCAGGGAAGTCGTGCCGCTGGATGCGGATCTGGCGGAGCGGCTTTATGCGCCGGAGGGCGAGCAATCGCGCACTCCGGATGAGCTTTTCGACCGGCGCTGGGCGCTGGCGATGCTGGATGCGGCGATGTCGCGCCTGGAAGCGGAGTATCGGAAGTCGGATCGGGAAGAGGAATACCGGCATCTGGTTCCCAGCCTCACCGCGGGGCGCGGTGAGACGGACTATGCGGTTTTGGCGGCAGCACTGGATACGACGGAGGGAGCGGCGCGCGTGGCCATCCACCGGCTGCGGAAGCGGTTCCGCGTGATGGTGCGCGAGGAGGTTTCGCGCACCGTGACACGTGACGAGGACGTTGATTCAGAAATGGCAGCTCTGATGGGCGCCTTGGCGAAGTGA